One Candidatus Methylacidiphilales bacterium DNA segment encodes these proteins:
- the rsfS gene encoding ribosome silencing factor gives MYRISSITLAKFARKLALEKKALNPVILDMRKLTTVSDFFLILTAESEPQIKAILNHIEKEIKQKYIISPRIDGHPCSKWVIMDYDNVVVHIFDKEKRSYYSLETLWGDAPHIS, from the coding sequence ATGTATAGAATATCGTCTATTACACTGGCTAAATTTGCACGCAAATTAGCCTTAGAAAAAAAAGCTTTAAATCCAGTTATTCTAGATATGCGTAAGCTAACAACAGTCTCCGATTTCTTTTTAATACTAACCGCTGAATCGGAGCCACAAATTAAAGCTATTTTAAATCATATAGAAAAAGAAATTAAGCAGAAATATATAATATCACCAAGAATTGACGGCCATCCATGTAGCAAATGGGTGATTATGGACTATGATAATGTAGTAGTGCATATATTTGATAAAGAAAAGCGGAGTTATTATAGCCTTGAAACTTTATGGGGTGATGCTCCCCATATAAGTTGA
- a CDS encoding L,D-transpeptidase has translation MNLLYVYIVSLTLSIMLLSGCVTSDSTGSVNIRNKKHTSATTKVAFIGHPNEVSNYNPVAYKPKNPDNVRVKVSLKEQMIYVMEGDRPLLVTATTVGIPQKPTPKGHFRVTKKEANRRSYTYGFWVRENEIIPGKSSNRPPGRGWRYVGYPMPYWVEFMPAYGFHEGYVWPIPRSHGCLRLHKNASKKFFDLVQIGTPIHIADSHPEDLTLGRDAPRPNDYRDPDPPASYLISPAVFARN, from the coding sequence ATGAATCTATTATATGTCTATATAGTTTCACTCACACTAAGTATTATGTTATTGTCTGGCTGTGTTACATCAGATTCTACTGGCAGTGTAAACATACGAAATAAAAAACACACATCTGCTACCACAAAGGTTGCTTTCATAGGGCATCCAAATGAGGTTAGTAATTATAACCCTGTAGCATACAAACCGAAAAATCCTGACAATGTCCGCGTAAAGGTATCATTAAAGGAACAGATGATCTACGTCATGGAGGGAGATCGGCCTCTATTAGTTACAGCCACGACAGTAGGCATACCACAAAAGCCTACCCCCAAAGGACATTTCCGAGTTACAAAAAAAGAAGCAAATCGCCGTTCATACACCTACGGATTTTGGGTCAGGGAAAATGAGATAATACCAGGGAAAAGTTCCAATCGCCCGCCGGGCAGAGGCTGGCGCTACGTGGGGTATCCGATGCCTTACTGGGTAGAGTTTATGCCCGCATACGGTTTTCACGAAGGGTATGTTTGGCCGATTCCAAGAAGCCACGGTTGTTTGCGCTTACACAAAAATGCATCAAAAAAATTCTTTGACCTCGTTCAGATTGGCACTCCTATACATATCGCTGACTCTCACCCCGAAGACTTAACCCTTGGCCGGGACGCACCTCGGCCAAATGATTACCGTGATCCAGATCCTCCTGCTTCTTACCTGATTTCTCCAGCTGTATTTGCTAGAAACTAA
- the ispE gene encoding 4-(cytidine 5'-diphospho)-2-C-methyl-D-erythritol kinase, which produces MQYYSPAKINLFLKILGKRPDGFHEIETFMVPTSLCDLITLTTQPSGIVLTCSDPSLPTNQKNLAYRAAQIFFEKTQISGGVYIHIEKKIPHGGGLGGGSSNAATVLKALRNLHAPEIPDQTLQEWIAPLGSDIPFFISPKPAICKGRGEIITHIPFSGAHFALLIFPPFSVPTPWAYKTYAQHPTQGETSHTWPYCPLRNDLEPAVFSKFITLAVLKDWLRKQTALGVFDALMSGSGSTMIAFLHPDADVTGLKKLLKTSFGESFQSHIIQFPKSSPL; this is translated from the coding sequence ATGCAGTATTACTCACCGGCTAAGATTAACCTCTTTCTCAAAATTCTCGGAAAACGCCCTGACGGCTTCCATGAGATCGAGACTTTCATGGTTCCTACCTCACTCTGTGATCTAATCACTCTCACGACTCAGCCTTCTGGAATTGTCCTCACTTGCTCAGATCCGTCACTGCCGACCAATCAAAAAAATTTGGCCTATCGAGCTGCCCAAATTTTTTTTGAAAAAACCCAAATCTCAGGAGGAGTCTATATACACATTGAAAAAAAGATCCCTCATGGAGGTGGATTAGGTGGTGGCTCAAGTAATGCAGCCACCGTGCTAAAAGCTCTTCGAAACCTTCATGCGCCAGAAATTCCTGACCAGACACTTCAAGAGTGGATTGCACCACTGGGATCAGACATTCCGTTTTTTATTTCTCCAAAGCCGGCGATTTGCAAAGGACGAGGGGAAATCATCACTCATATCCCATTTTCGGGTGCTCATTTTGCACTATTGATCTTTCCTCCTTTTTCGGTGCCTACGCCATGGGCTTACAAAACCTATGCTCAACATCCAACCCAGGGTGAAACCAGTCACACTTGGCCTTACTGCCCATTACGCAACGATCTTGAACCGGCCGTATTCTCGAAATTTATTACCCTCGCAGTCCTAAAGGATTGGCTCCGAAAACAGACGGCACTGGGTGTTTTTGATGCTCTAATGAGCGGTAGCGGAAGCACGATGATTGCCTTTCTTCATCCAGACGCTGACGTAACAGGTCTCAAAAAGCTACTAAAAACATCCTTCGGTGAGTCATTCCAATCTCACATAATTCAGTTTCCGAAGTCATCTCCGCTCTGA
- a CDS encoding 1-acyl-sn-glycerol-3-phosphate acyltransferase — protein sequence MALYSLPIVYATSKFIVRCFSLLLLRIRLIFDSLPPKPPFIIAANHISHFDPPLLTLAFKHHLDFMTTSELFDSKIIAAWLRMVGCFPVNREKTDSRAAREALKRLRDGRIVVIYPEGGIRTGYQSILNGACINNDLATLAYLADCPVIPSLIIGSDQLYAYKKIWRRPQILIRFGPPLYKPIEIPNKHESIALWTSRISRCLRELYEISQKQNLITPSMIPRTAQERWQE from the coding sequence ATGGCTCTTTATTCCCTGCCTATCGTTTATGCCACGTCGAAATTTATAGTCCGTTGCTTCTCTCTGCTTTTACTGAGGATTCGGCTAATCTTCGATTCCCTACCGCCAAAGCCACCTTTCATTATTGCCGCGAACCATATTAGCCACTTCGACCCCCCTTTGCTCACCCTAGCATTTAAACATCACCTTGATTTTATGACTACTTCGGAGCTTTTTGATTCAAAAATCATCGCCGCATGGCTTCGTATGGTTGGCTGCTTCCCCGTGAACCGCGAAAAGACCGACAGCCGAGCTGCGCGTGAGGCTCTTAAACGCCTGCGAGACGGACGGATTGTGGTGATCTATCCGGAAGGCGGCATTAGGACTGGCTATCAATCGATTCTCAATGGAGCTTGTATCAACAACGACCTTGCTACACTGGCTTACCTTGCTGATTGTCCCGTTATTCCATCATTGATAATCGGTAGCGATCAACTCTATGCCTACAAAAAAATCTGGCGCCGCCCGCAAATCTTAATCCGCTTCGGCCCTCCACTCTACAAACCCATCGAGATACCAAACAAACATGAAAGCATAGCTTTGTGGACTAGTCGAATCAGCCGGTGTCTGCGCGAACTTTATGAGATAAGCCAAAAACAAAATCTCATCACTCCATCAATGATCCCCCGGACGGCTCAAGAGCGATGGCAAGAATGA
- a CDS encoding F0F1 ATP synthase subunit delta, protein MKFSQEVRRAAKGLFRLCMVEGELDEKRLRLIIDELITRKPRNYLAILDRLIYLIKSDQQRRVLTITSVSPLGEQEKERIFQEVRGRLPQVNCVCNTVDPEILGGVRLQVGSDVWDYSVEGSLKEVERLLAA, encoded by the coding sequence ATGAAGTTTAGTCAAGAAGTGCGCCGTGCAGCTAAAGGCCTTTTTCGTTTATGCATGGTCGAAGGAGAGTTGGACGAAAAGCGGCTAAGGTTAATTATTGATGAACTGATAACGCGTAAGCCTCGAAACTATCTAGCTATTCTTGATCGGCTAATTTACTTAATAAAAAGTGATCAACAGAGACGGGTTCTGACGATTACATCTGTGAGTCCTTTAGGCGAACAAGAAAAGGAGCGTATCTTCCAAGAAGTGCGGGGTCGTTTGCCCCAGGTGAATTGTGTCTGCAATACTGTGGATCCAGAGATTTTAGGGGGGGTGCGTCTTCAGGTGGGAAGCGATGTGTGGGATTACTCGGTTGAAGGAAGTTTGAAAGAAGTCGAGCGATTACTTGCAGCGTAG
- a CDS encoding ABC transporter permease: MFFRYLLKGWAQYPIGFVLNGLSLALAVAVYVAVQCVNESAHRAFVASVNVVAGRADTEVVNPSGMLPEENYLAVIRHPDVKAATPILERFATLTDFPNEYLRVVGVDFFSNAEFATVATRSFTPGDESLAEQFLSVANGILISDKLARRLNIRQGAELGLQTSEGVKRAKVIAIYKLTETWVGADEHIAVMDIAHAQDFFGYVGQLSRIDIIRHEGVTLESLSKTLQPYLTAGSRIQEPLRRTERLSQMTEAFRLNLIALSLVAMLVTVFLIYNTTTAMVARRYYEIGIWRALGASRGKIMRAFIAEAVFLALIATMLGLPLGYFLSRALIEQASQTISSLYVTVNIQEIFFPSEQAAVALSLAVLAALAGAWLPARQASSVEPVKALQPAHIRLAARQHIPSWTLVGFLLIGASLECARYSERYGPQWLSFGTALFLLLGVSFLCPLIFWVILKVAKIFPATFWRLGMEQFELAFTRNVILAGSIVCVLAMVVGIMIMVSSFRVTVNQWILQTVRADLYISPVSASTIGSQEILPQKAVEKLRQLISDDRIDLYREVSVEYGERAVRLAAIRFDIAAERGGIRFLDQERRKQARPELLKEAAEKGWIIASESFARRHKVRARHRIRLLTPGGEKVFRIAGIFQDYTSESGLILMDRKTYQEYWNDDSISSVAIYLPPEESIEEFKTKIRDVMKEYGTFTIQSNRELRRQVMKIFDQTFAITHLLQVITMLICGVGVYLNVLVHGFERSRIVAALRALGASRFQILKVYTWETLLLAVVSVVVGVAAGYGLAWVLAEVINKVFFGWTINLIWPRKELLVVSLSGIAVVMIAVWMAAWRVGRRSIAQAMKVD, from the coding sequence ATGTTCTTTCGCTACTTGCTTAAAGGCTGGGCACAGTATCCTATCGGGTTTGTTTTAAATGGGCTGAGCCTAGCGCTTGCTGTTGCGGTTTACGTTGCGGTGCAATGTGTAAATGAAAGCGCACATCGTGCGTTTGTCGCATCGGTGAACGTTGTAGCTGGGCGAGCTGATACCGAAGTGGTGAACCCAAGCGGAATGCTTCCGGAAGAGAATTATTTAGCGGTCATTCGGCATCCTGATGTCAAAGCAGCCACACCAATTTTAGAGAGGTTCGCCACGCTAACCGATTTCCCTAATGAATATTTGCGTGTTGTCGGTGTAGATTTTTTTTCAAACGCTGAGTTTGCTACGGTTGCGACACGTTCGTTTACCCCAGGCGATGAGTCACTGGCGGAACAATTCCTGAGTGTAGCAAATGGAATTTTGATCAGTGACAAACTTGCTAGACGCCTGAACATTCGCCAGGGCGCAGAGCTTGGGCTCCAAACCTCCGAAGGCGTTAAGAGAGCTAAAGTTATAGCTATTTATAAGCTCACAGAGACTTGGGTAGGCGCTGATGAACATATCGCTGTGATGGACATAGCCCATGCGCAGGATTTTTTCGGTTACGTCGGTCAGCTTTCGCGCATCGATATCATCCGTCACGAAGGAGTCACTCTTGAAAGTTTATCGAAGACATTGCAACCGTATTTGACTGCAGGGTCTAGAATACAAGAGCCTCTGCGGAGGACAGAGCGGCTTTCACAAATGACCGAAGCTTTCCGTTTAAACCTCATCGCGCTTAGCCTAGTGGCTATGCTTGTGACTGTTTTTCTAATTTACAACACAACAACGGCAATGGTGGCTCGTCGTTATTACGAGATCGGTATCTGGCGCGCTCTTGGAGCATCGCGAGGGAAAATAATGCGTGCTTTTATAGCTGAGGCGGTCTTTTTAGCGTTAATCGCGACGATGCTAGGTCTTCCGCTTGGATACTTTTTGTCCCGAGCTCTGATTGAACAAGCTTCGCAGACGATTAGTTCCCTCTATGTGACGGTGAATATACAGGAGATCTTTTTTCCATCAGAACAAGCAGCAGTGGCCCTATCGTTAGCTGTTCTTGCGGCACTTGCAGGGGCTTGGCTACCTGCGCGGCAAGCCTCAAGCGTTGAGCCAGTAAAAGCGCTTCAGCCTGCTCATATCCGACTGGCCGCTCGGCAGCATATTCCAAGTTGGACATTGGTAGGCTTCCTACTCATAGGGGCAAGCTTGGAATGTGCGCGGTATAGTGAACGTTACGGGCCGCAGTGGTTAAGCTTTGGAACGGCTTTATTTTTGCTTCTAGGGGTATCGTTTTTATGTCCGTTAATCTTTTGGGTCATTTTAAAGGTAGCCAAAATTTTTCCGGCAACTTTCTGGCGTCTTGGTATGGAGCAGTTTGAGCTCGCCTTTACGCGTAATGTGATATTAGCAGGCTCTATTGTCTGTGTGCTCGCAATGGTGGTGGGGATTATGATTATGGTATCCAGTTTTCGCGTTACGGTTAACCAGTGGATTCTTCAGACTGTGCGTGCAGACCTTTACATATCTCCAGTGTCCGCTTCAACAATAGGTTCTCAAGAGATCTTGCCTCAAAAAGCTGTTGAGAAATTGCGACAACTAATTTCCGATGACCGTATTGACTTGTATCGTGAGGTGTCGGTCGAGTATGGCGAACGTGCTGTTCGATTAGCAGCGATTCGTTTTGATATTGCTGCAGAGCGAGGTGGAATTCGTTTTCTGGATCAGGAGAGGAGAAAGCAGGCTCGGCCTGAATTATTGAAGGAAGCAGCGGAAAAAGGATGGATTATTGCGAGTGAGAGTTTTGCGCGGCGACACAAAGTGAGGGCTCGACACCGCATCCGATTATTAACCCCTGGCGGAGAAAAAGTGTTTCGTATTGCAGGGATCTTTCAGGACTATACATCCGAGAGTGGCTTGATTTTGATGGATCGGAAAACTTATCAAGAATACTGGAACGATGATTCGATCAGTAGTGTGGCTATTTATCTACCTCCAGAGGAGAGCATTGAAGAGTTCAAAACAAAAATCCGTGATGTGATGAAAGAGTATGGGACTTTTACTATTCAATCGAATCGTGAATTGCGGCGGCAAGTCATGAAGATTTTCGATCAAACTTTTGCTATTACGCATCTCTTGCAGGTCATCACGATGTTGATCTGTGGAGTGGGGGTTTACTTGAATGTTTTGGTGCATGGATTTGAGCGGTCGAGAATTGTGGCGGCTCTGCGAGCTTTAGGCGCGTCACGTTTTCAGATACTTAAGGTTTACACTTGGGAAACTCTTTTGCTTGCTGTGGTGTCGGTGGTGGTTGGAGTAGCAGCTGGGTATGGTTTAGCATGGGTGTTGGCTGAGGTTATTAATAAGGTCTTCTTTGGCTGGACGATCAACCTGATATGGCCGCGTAAAGAACTGCTTGTCGTGTCGCTCTCTGGGATTGCAGTAGTGATGATTGCTGTGTGGATGGCTGCTTGGCGGGTGGGAAGGCGAAGCATTGCACAAGCAATGAAAGTGGATTAA